TGCGGTGAATTCCCGAAGAACATGCTCAAACTAAGGGCGGTAGTAATACAACTTGACATATAGTCGGATTATATGTAAAGTATGGTTACCATGATAGAGAGACCATTCTGGATTAGCAGAATAGAAGCAGCCTGGCAGGAAGCGTCCATTGTATGGCTTGCCGGTGTGAGGAGGGTGGGCAAGACAACCATTGCCCAGAGTTTCGGTGATGAAAATGTTTATTATATAAACTGTGACCTGCCGGCAGTAAACGATATGGTATCCGACCCTGAGCTGTTTTTTCGCAACTGCCCTCGTCCTGTTGTGATTTTTGATGAGGTGCATCAGCTCAGTGACCCAAGCATGGTGCTGAAAATAGGCGCGGATATGTTCCCGCACCTAAAGATCATTGCCACCGGTTCATCAACGCTTGCCGCGAGTAAAAAGTTCAAAGACACCCTCACGGGGAGAAAACGCCTTGTCCATCTGACTCCTGTTCTCTGGAGTGAACTTCCTGCATTCAATACTGCACCGCTTTTGAAAAGGCTCTACCACGGAGGATTGCCTCAGGCGTTATTATCTGAAACAAAGCAGCCTGCATTCTATCGTGAGTGGGTAGATTCATTTTTTTCACGGGATATTCAAAGACTGTTTGCTTTCCGTGATCCCGACAAGTTCAACATGTTTTTTGAATATCTTATAAAACAGAGTGGAGGGCAGTTAGAGGCGACAAAAGCATCAAGCGCACTTGGTATTGGCAGGCCAACCATAGAGAGCCACCTGCAGGCGCTGGAGATAACCCATGCCGTAACCCTCGTAAGACCATTCTATGGTGGCGGCCGGAAAGAAATCATCAAAATGCCGAAAGTCTATTGCTTTGATACCGGTTTTGTGAGCCTCTATAGAGGGTGGGAGCCGTTAAGACCTGACGATTACGGCGCTCTGTGGGAACACCTTGTGCTGGAACACCTTCAGGCACATGCCTGGAATAATACGGTTCAGTACTGGCGCAACAGCGGCGGCAGGGAAATAGACTTCGTTATCGTGCGGAACAGGGATGAAATAGACGCGATAGAGTGTAAGTGGCAACCCGGGCAGTTTGATGTATCATCGCTCAAGGTATTCCGATCTTATTACCCCAGGGGGAACAATTATCTTGTATGCCCCCTTTCAGGGCCAGGATATATGAAGAGCATTTCAGGTGTAAATGTCTATATCTGCAATCCCGGAGGATTATCATTCACGTGATAAAAAATAGCTGGTTTTTTTTGGATTATGTTCTTGCTTTCCACTATTCACTATTCACTGTTCACTGTCTTCAAAGCGTTATCTCCATCTTCTCCAGTTTCAACAGTCTATCCCGCAGTTGTGAGGCCTTCTCAAAATCCCACCGCTTTGCTGCCTCGTTAATTGCTTTCTTTAATTTTTTCACCATCTTGGATAACTTTTTCGGCTCTATGCCATTTTCCTCTAATTCATCAAGAGGTACTCGCAGGTAATCTTTTTCATATATGGAAGACAGTACATCCACAATGGATTTCTTGATGCCTTCAGGGGTAATGCCATTTTTTACGTTATATTCCATCTGCGTCTTTCTTCGTCTCTCTGTCTCTGAGATAGCCCTTTTCATGGATTCCGTAATCTTATCCCCAAACATGAGCACCCTGCCGTTTATATTTCTTGCTGCACGCCCGCATGTCTGAATGAGGGCTGTCCCGGAACGTAAAAACCCCTCCTTATCGGCATCAAGTATGGCAACAAGCGATACCTCAGGCAAATCAAGACCTTCTCTGAGCAGGTTGACGCCCACAAGTACATCAAATTTGCCCATCCGCAGATCCCTCACTATGGCAACGCGTTCAAGGGTGTCGATATCAGAATGGAGATATTTCGTTTTAATCCCGGCATCGAGGAGAAAATCCGTCAGGTCTTCAGCAAACCTCTTGGTAAGCGTCGTAACCAATACCCGCTCTTTTAACGCTATAACCTTTCTGATCTCATCAAGTAAGGTATTGACCTGGTTTTTTGCCTCCTTCAATTCAATGGCAGGATCCATAAGGCCTGTCGGCCTGATAATCTGCTCTACGATATTGCCTCCCGCCTTTTCCAGCTCATATTTGGCTGGGGTAGCAGAGACATACACAACCTGTCCTATTCTCTCGTTGAACTCTTCGAATGTTAAGGGCCTGTTATCGAGGGCAGAGGGGAGCCTGAAACCGAACTCCACCAGTGTTGACTTCCGTGACCTGTCTCCCCGGTACATCCCAGTGAGCTGCGGCACTGTCACATGACTCTCGTCAATCATCACAAGGGCATCCTTTGGAAGATAGTCGATGAGCGTAGGCGGCGGTTCTCCGGGTTTCCTTCCCGTAAGATGCCTCGAATAGTTTTCTATGCCTGAGCAGTAACCTATCTCCTTTATCATCTCAAGGTCATATTTCGTCCTCATTTCAACCCTCTGGGCTTCGAGGAGCTTATTCTGCCCTTTCAGAAACGTCAGATACCCTGTTAATTCCTCTTCAATCGATGTAATAGCAGATTCCAGTGTTTCCTTGGGGGTCACATAATGACTCGTAGGAAATATGGTGCACTTCTTAAGTCTTTCCATGGTCTGGCCGGTTAAAGGGTCAATCGTATGAATACGTGTTATTATATCATCATCGAGAACAATCCTGAATGCCCTCTCTTCCTCATAGGCAGGAAAAATGTCAATATTTGCACCCCTGACCCTGAACCTGCCACGATAAAAATCCATGTCGTTCCTCTCGTATTGACACTGGATAAGTTTATCGAAGACTGTTTTCCGCTCTATCTTCTGTCCTTCTTCAAGGTATATAAGCATACCGTAATATGCCTCAGGCGAACCCAGACCGTATATGCATGATACGCTTGCCACAATTATCACATCATCCCTTTCGAAGAGTGCATTTGTAGCAAGAAGCCGCAGTTTGTCAATCTCCTCATTTATTGAGGAATCTTTTTCGATATAGGTATCGGTTGTGGGAACATACGCTTCGGGCTGGTAATAATCATAATAACTTACGAAAAAGTGAACTTCATTTTCAGGAAATAGTGTCTTAAATTCCGTATAAAGCTGGGCGGCAAGGGTCTTATTGTGTGAGATGACAAGTGCAGGTCTCTGCACCCGTTCAATTACATTGGCCATAGTAAACGTCTTACCCGAACCTGTCACGCCAAGCAGAACCTGGTGAAGCACGCCTTTTTCGATGTTCCTCGTAAGTTTTTTGATTGCCTTAGGCTGATCGCCCTCTGGTTTGTAATCGCTGACTAATTTGAATCGCGGCATAATGTTATATTGTAATGCATAAAGTGCGGAATGACAATCGGTTGATGTGTGTTATAATAAGACAGGGTAACTCAATGTCACGCATTGTCCTTCTCTTATTCGTTGTAATGCTTTTATCCGCCTGTTCAGACCCTTCCTGGGAACATCCATCTGGATTTGATAAAAAACGTCTGATGGAAGATACCATGGAGTGTAAAGTATATGCACGGGATATGGCAAAAGGGCAAAGCAAAAACATCAAAATGCCCGCTGCTACACCCCATGCAGGTGTTGCAGAGGCATTCATTGTTTATGGAATGTTTCAGGATTTATTTGTAAACTGTATGGAAGCGAAGGGATGGACAAAAGTAGAAAAATGACA
This genomic interval from Pseudomonadota bacterium contains the following:
- a CDS encoding ATP-binding protein, coding for MIERPFWISRIEAAWQEASIVWLAGVRRVGKTTIAQSFGDENVYYINCDLPAVNDMVSDPELFFRNCPRPVVIFDEVHQLSDPSMVLKIGADMFPHLKIIATGSSTLAASKKFKDTLTGRKRLVHLTPVLWSELPAFNTAPLLKRLYHGGLPQALLSETKQPAFYREWVDSFFSRDIQRLFAFRDPDKFNMFFEYLIKQSGGQLEATKASSALGIGRPTIESHLQALEITHAVTLVRPFYGGGRKEIIKMPKVYCFDTGFVSLYRGWEPLRPDDYGALWEHLVLEHLQAHAWNNTVQYWRNSGGREIDFVIVRNRDEIDAIECKWQPGQFDVSSLKVFRSYYPRGNNYLVCPLSGPGYMKSISGVNVYICNPGGLSFT
- the uvrB gene encoding excinuclease ABC subunit UvrB, translating into MPRFKLVSDYKPEGDQPKAIKKLTRNIEKGVLHQVLLGVTGSGKTFTMANVIERVQRPALVISHNKTLAAQLYTEFKTLFPENEVHFFVSYYDYYQPEAYVPTTDTYIEKDSSINEEIDKLRLLATNALFERDDVIIVASVSCIYGLGSPEAYYGMLIYLEEGQKIERKTVFDKLIQCQYERNDMDFYRGRFRVRGANIDIFPAYEEERAFRIVLDDDIITRIHTIDPLTGQTMERLKKCTIFPTSHYVTPKETLESAITSIEEELTGYLTFLKGQNKLLEAQRVEMRTKYDLEMIKEIGYCSGIENYSRHLTGRKPGEPPPTLIDYLPKDALVMIDESHVTVPQLTGMYRGDRSRKSTLVEFGFRLPSALDNRPLTFEEFNERIGQVVYVSATPAKYELEKAGGNIVEQIIRPTGLMDPAIELKEAKNQVNTLLDEIRKVIALKERVLVTTLTKRFAEDLTDFLLDAGIKTKYLHSDIDTLERVAIVRDLRMGKFDVLVGVNLLREGLDLPEVSLVAILDADKEGFLRSGTALIQTCGRAARNINGRVLMFGDKITESMKRAISETERRRKTQMEYNVKNGITPEGIKKSIVDVLSSIYEKDYLRVPLDELEENGIEPKKLSKMVKKLKKAINEAAKRWDFEKASQLRDRLLKLEKMEITL